GTGCTGGGGTACGTCCGCAAAAACATCTCGGAAGTCGAGTATCACACCTGGTTCGCGCCGGTGAAGAATCTGGGCGTGCAGGACGGGGCGCTGGTGATCGGCGTGCGGAACTCCTTCGCGCAGGAGTGGTTCCGCAAACACTACCTGGAGCTGCTGGAAGATGCCCTCCGCGCGCTGGGGGCCCAGAACCCGCAGGTGAGTTTTCAGGTGCTGCCCGCCGCGCAGGACGCCCTGCTGCTGCCCAGCGACCCGCCGCCCGCCCCACCGGGCAGACCCCCCGGACGGCCCCCGGCAGGCGGCCCACCCACGGGCCTGCCCACCGAGAACCGCAAGACCCTGAACCCGAAGTACACCTTCGAGAACTTCGTGGTCGGCCCCAACAACAACCTCGCGCACGCGGCGGCGCTGGCGGTGGCCGAGTCGCCCGGCAAGGCGTACAACCCCCTGTTTATCTACGGGGACGTGGGGCTGGGCAAGACGCACCTGATGCACGCGGTCGGGCACTACATCATGGAACGCTTTCCCGAAAAGCGCATCGAGTACGTCTCCACCGAGTCCTTTACCAACGAGCTGATCAACGCGATCCGTGACGACAAGACCACCCAGTTCCGCAACCGCTACCGTTCGGTGGACCTGCTGCTGGTGGACGACATCCAGTTTCTGGCGGGCAAGGAGCGCACCCAGGAGGAGTTCTTCCACACCTTCAACGCGCTGTACGAGAACCACAAGCAGATCATCCTGAGTTCGGACCGCCCGCCCAAGGACATCCAGACGCTCGAAGGCCGCCTCCGCAGCCGCTTCGAGTGGGGCCTGATCACCGACATCCAGTCCCCCGAGTTCGAGACGCGCGTGGCGATCCTGAAGATGAACGCCGAACACAACCGCATCGACATTCCCCAGGAAGTGCTGGAACTGATCGCCCGGCAGGTCACCAGCAACATCCGCGAGCTGGAGGGGGCGCTGATGCGCGTCGTGGCCTTTGCCAGCCTCAACAGCGTGCCGTTTTCGCGCGCGGTGGCGGCCAAGGCGCTCAGCAACGTGTTCGCGCCGCAGGAAGTCAAGGTCGAGATGATGGACGTGCTGCGCTCGACCGCCGCGCACTTCAACATGCCGCCGGACGTGATTCGCGGCTCGGGCCGCGTCCGCGAGGTGGTCGTGCCCCGGCAGGTGGCGATGTACCTGATCCGCGAGCTG
The window above is part of the Deinococcus metallilatus genome. Proteins encoded here:
- the dnaA gene encoding chromosomal replication initiator protein DnaA, which produces MLGYVRKNISEVEYHTWFAPVKNLGVQDGALVIGVRNSFAQEWFRKHYLELLEDALRALGAQNPQVSFQVLPAAQDALLLPSDPPPAPPGRPPGRPPAGGPPTGLPTENRKTLNPKYTFENFVVGPNNNLAHAAALAVAESPGKAYNPLFIYGDVGLGKTHLMHAVGHYIMERFPEKRIEYVSTESFTNELINAIRDDKTTQFRNRYRSVDLLLVDDIQFLAGKERTQEEFFHTFNALYENHKQIILSSDRPPKDIQTLEGRLRSRFEWGLITDIQSPEFETRVAILKMNAEHNRIDIPQEVLELIARQVTSNIRELEGALMRVVAFASLNSVPFSRAVAAKALSNVFAPQEVKVEMMDVLRSTAAHFNMPPDVIRGSGRVREVVVPRQVAMYLIRELTDHSLPEIGQFFGRDHSTVMHAVSKVTEQLGKDPNLTASVDALRRHLQDVEDEENDT